A genomic segment from Canis lupus baileyi chromosome 31, mCanLup2.hap1, whole genome shotgun sequence encodes:
- the SLC2A2 gene encoding solute carrier family 2, facilitated glucose transporter member 2 isoform X1, producing the protein MTEDKITGTLVLTVFTATLSSFQFGYDIGVINAPQEIIISHYAYVLGIPLDDRKAINNYTINSTKELPTTPCLMDSIPTPLAEEETTASSNLVTMLWSLSVSSFAIGGMIASFFGGWLGDRIGRVKAMLVANILSLAGALLMGFSKLGPSHILIISGRSLSGLYCGLISGLVPMYIGEIAPTTLRGALGTLHQLAIVTGILISQIVGLNFILGNHEQWHILLGLSGVPAIIQSLLLLFCPESPRYLYIKLDEEVRAKKSLKRLRGDADITKDIAEMRKEKEEASSEQVVSIIQLFTNSCYRQPILVALMLHLAQQFSGINGIFYYSTSIFQTAGISEPVYATIGVGTINTIFTAVSVFLVEKAGRRSLFLIGMSGMFVCAIFMSLGLVLLNKLAWMSYVSMVAIFLFVSFFEIGPGPIPWFMVAEFFSQGPRTAALAIAAFSNWACNFIIALCFQYIAKFCGPYVFFLFAGVILAFTLFTFFKVPETKGKSFEEIAAEFQKKRGLAQKPKAAVEMEFLGATETV; encoded by the exons ATCACCGGGACCTTGGTTCTCACTGTCTTCACCGCTACACTCAGCTCCTTCCAGTTTGGATATGACATTGGCGTGATCAATGCACCTCAAGAG ataataatatcccattatgcATACGTTTTGGGTATTCCATTGGATGACCGAAAAGCTATCAACAACTATACTATCAACAGTACAAAGGAACTGCCCACAACCCCATGCCTAATGGATTCAATACCAACCCCtttggcagaggaagagactaCAGCATCTTCGAACCTTGTCACCATGCTCTGGTCCTTGTCTGTGTCTAGCTTTGCAATTGGTGGAATGATTGCATCATTTTTTGGTGGATGGCTAGGGGATCGGATTGGAAG agtcAAAGCCATGTTGGTAGCCAACATTCTCTCATTAGCTGGAGCTCTCCTGATGGGGTTTTCAAAACTGGGACCATCTCACATTCTTATAATTTCAGGAAGAAGCTTATCAGGACTCTACTGTG GACTAATTTCAGGCTTGGTTCCAATGTACATTGGTGAAATTGCTCCAACCACACTCAGAGGTGCTCTTGGTACCCTTCATCAGCTGGCCATTGTCACAGGCATTCTTATTAGTCAG ATTGTTGGCCTCAACTTTATCCTGGGCAATCATGAGCAGTGGCATATCCTACTTGGTTTGTCTGGTGTGCCAGCCATCATCCAGTCTTTGCTGCTCCTATTCTGTCCAGAAAGCCCCAGATACCTTTACATTAAGTTGGACGAAGAAGTCAGAGCAAAGAAAA GCTTGAAAAGACTCAGAGGAGATGCTGATATTACCAAAGACATCGctgagatgagaaaagaaaaggaagaagcatcAAGTGAACAAGTAGTCTCCATAATTCAACTCTTCACCAATTCCTGCTACAGACAGCCTATTCTAGTGGCACTGATGCTGCACTTGGCTCAGCAATTTTCTGGAATCAATGGG ATCTTTTACTATTCAACCAGCATTTTCCAGACAGCTGGAATCAGCGAACCTGTTTATGCAACCATTGGAGTTGGTACCATCAACACGATTTTCACTGCTGTGTCT GTATTCCTTGTGGAGAAGGCAGGGCGACGCTCTCTGTTTCTCATAGGAATGAGTGGGATGTTTGTGTGTGCCATCTTCATGTCCTTGGGACTTGTACTACTG AATAAATTGGCTTGGATGAGTTATGTGAGCATGGTAGCCATCTTCCTCTTTGTCAGTTTCTTTGAGATTGGGCCTGGTCCCATCCCCTGGTTCATGGTGGCAGAGTTCTTCAGCCAAGGGCCACGGACTGCTGCTTTAGCAATAGCTGCATTCAGCAACTGGGCCTGCAATTTCATCATCGCTCTGTGTTTCCAGTACATTGCG AAGTTCTGTGGCCCTTAtgtgtttttcctctttgctggAGTGATCCTGGCCTtcactttgtttacatttttcaaagtcccagaaaccaaaggaaaatcCTTTGAGGAAATCGCAGCAGAGTTCCAAAAGAAGCGTGGCTTGGCCCAAAAGCCAAAAGCTGCTGTGGAAATGGAATTCCTTGGAGCTACAGAGACTGTGTAA
- the SLC2A2 gene encoding solute carrier family 2, facilitated glucose transporter member 2 isoform X2 → MDSIPTPLAEEETTASSNLVTMLWSLSVSSFAIGGMIASFFGGWLGDRIGRVKAMLVANILSLAGALLMGFSKLGPSHILIISGRSLSGLYCGLISGLVPMYIGEIAPTTLRGALGTLHQLAIVTGILISQIVGLNFILGNHEQWHILLGLSGVPAIIQSLLLLFCPESPRYLYIKLDEEVRAKKSLKRLRGDADITKDIAEMRKEKEEASSEQVVSIIQLFTNSCYRQPILVALMLHLAQQFSGINGIFYYSTSIFQTAGISEPVYATIGVGTINTIFTAVSVFLVEKAGRRSLFLIGMSGMFVCAIFMSLGLVLLNKLAWMSYVSMVAIFLFVSFFEIGPGPIPWFMVAEFFSQGPRTAALAIAAFSNWACNFIIALCFQYIAKFCGPYVFFLFAGVILAFTLFTFFKVPETKGKSFEEIAAEFQKKRGLAQKPKAAVEMEFLGATETV, encoded by the exons ATGGATTCAATACCAACCCCtttggcagaggaagagactaCAGCATCTTCGAACCTTGTCACCATGCTCTGGTCCTTGTCTGTGTCTAGCTTTGCAATTGGTGGAATGATTGCATCATTTTTTGGTGGATGGCTAGGGGATCGGATTGGAAG agtcAAAGCCATGTTGGTAGCCAACATTCTCTCATTAGCTGGAGCTCTCCTGATGGGGTTTTCAAAACTGGGACCATCTCACATTCTTATAATTTCAGGAAGAAGCTTATCAGGACTCTACTGTG GACTAATTTCAGGCTTGGTTCCAATGTACATTGGTGAAATTGCTCCAACCACACTCAGAGGTGCTCTTGGTACCCTTCATCAGCTGGCCATTGTCACAGGCATTCTTATTAGTCAG ATTGTTGGCCTCAACTTTATCCTGGGCAATCATGAGCAGTGGCATATCCTACTTGGTTTGTCTGGTGTGCCAGCCATCATCCAGTCTTTGCTGCTCCTATTCTGTCCAGAAAGCCCCAGATACCTTTACATTAAGTTGGACGAAGAAGTCAGAGCAAAGAAAA GCTTGAAAAGACTCAGAGGAGATGCTGATATTACCAAAGACATCGctgagatgagaaaagaaaaggaagaagcatcAAGTGAACAAGTAGTCTCCATAATTCAACTCTTCACCAATTCCTGCTACAGACAGCCTATTCTAGTGGCACTGATGCTGCACTTGGCTCAGCAATTTTCTGGAATCAATGGG ATCTTTTACTATTCAACCAGCATTTTCCAGACAGCTGGAATCAGCGAACCTGTTTATGCAACCATTGGAGTTGGTACCATCAACACGATTTTCACTGCTGTGTCT GTATTCCTTGTGGAGAAGGCAGGGCGACGCTCTCTGTTTCTCATAGGAATGAGTGGGATGTTTGTGTGTGCCATCTTCATGTCCTTGGGACTTGTACTACTG AATAAATTGGCTTGGATGAGTTATGTGAGCATGGTAGCCATCTTCCTCTTTGTCAGTTTCTTTGAGATTGGGCCTGGTCCCATCCCCTGGTTCATGGTGGCAGAGTTCTTCAGCCAAGGGCCACGGACTGCTGCTTTAGCAATAGCTGCATTCAGCAACTGGGCCTGCAATTTCATCATCGCTCTGTGTTTCCAGTACATTGCG AAGTTCTGTGGCCCTTAtgtgtttttcctctttgctggAGTGATCCTGGCCTtcactttgtttacatttttcaaagtcccagaaaccaaaggaaaatcCTTTGAGGAAATCGCAGCAGAGTTCCAAAAGAAGCGTGGCTTGGCCCAAAAGCCAAAAGCTGCTGTGGAAATGGAATTCCTTGGAGCTACAGAGACTGTGTAA